The DNA segment TCTGAATTTATTTCAGGGATGACAGGCGGATGACTTTCGCCGGAGCTTCGGGAGGTAACTTTATTTGTTCTGATAGATATGGGAGAAAAATTACTTTCAGATAAGGTTGCAATAGTCACGGGAGGAGCAAGGGGGATAGGACGCTCAATAGTAAAGACCCTTTGCAAGGCAGGAGCTGTCTGCGTATTCAGTTACCGGAAAAGTCATGATCTTGCAGAGGCACTCTCCATAGAGATAGGCGCCGGGGGTGGAGAAACCCTGTTTTTTGAGTACGATGTCAGGGATTTTGAAGGCGCAAAAGGCTTGATTGAGAAAACGCGGGAAAAGTTCGGAAGGGTTGATATACTAATAAACAACGCCGGGATTACGAGGGACAGGACCCTCATGATGATGGGACGTGAGGACTGGGTTTCCGTTATAGATACGGACCTGACAGGGGTCTTCAATACAACCCGTGCCTGTATCGTCACCTTCCTGAAACAGAGAAGTGGAAACATTGTAAACATATCCTCTGTTAGCGGGATAAAACCTGTCGCGGGACAGGTCAACTACGCAGCGGCAAAGGCAGGTGTGATAGGGTTTACCAAAGCGCTTGCAAAAGAAGTGGCCCCCTATAATATAAGGGTGAACGCTGTAGCTCCCGGTTTCATAGATACTGATATGACGGCAGAGATGAGTGATAAATACAAAGAGGGGCTGATCAAGGGGATACCGGTTGGAAGGTTTGGAAGGACAGACGAGGTTGCAAGAGCCGTGCTTTTTCTGGTCAGTGATGAAGCAGGGTATATTACCGGACAGACCATACAGATTGATGGCGGTCTCGGTATATGATGGCTTATGGATAGAGGTATAGTT comes from the bacterium BMS3Abin08 genome and includes:
- the fabG_3 gene encoding 3-oxoacyl-[acyl-carrier-protein] reductase FabG yields the protein MGEKLLSDKVAIVTGGARGIGRSIVKTLCKAGAVCVFSYRKSHDLAEALSIEIGAGGGETLFFEYDVRDFEGAKGLIEKTREKFGRVDILINNAGITRDRTLMMMGREDWVSVIDTDLTGVFNTTRACIVTFLKQRSGNIVNISSVSGIKPVAGQVNYAAAKAGVIGFTKALAKEVAPYNIRVNAVAPGFIDTDMTAEMSDKYKEGLIKGIPVGRFGRTDEVARAVLFLVSDEAGYITGQTIQIDGGLGI